In the genome of Mesoaciditoga lauensis cd-1655R = DSM 25116, the window GCCTGTTTCTTCTATGGATAAAACTTTGTGCCCTGCTTTTTCGGAATTGGCCGGAATTCTTTCTTTGGATAGAGGGTAATCAATGAGAACTTCCAATATTTCTCCGGGTTTCATTTTCTTTAAAGCTCTTTTCGCTTCCACATCAGGTACAGGACACACTTCACCTCTTACATCAACTGTCTTTGTTACTTTGTAATCATTTTCCACTTTCGACACCTCCTGAATTTTGGTAATTTTGAGATAAAGTTTTTTATATCACGATATTTCAACTTCTATTTGATATTTTTTTCACAATACTCTTTAAAAAACAAGAGTGCTTTTTTAGCATCCGCTCAAAATTATAATATCCTTTTTTTAAAAAAGAGTTAACGTACCAATAAATATATGTGAAATATTTCTCTATTATAGATGTGCATAGAAAAATAACGATTTTTAATCAAAAATCGGGATGAAAAGGCGAGCATTAAAAAGGTTTATTTGAAGTTTTGTCAAAACCGATTCAGACGTATATCCATACAAGATGCTCATAACAGA includes:
- a CDS encoding sulfurtransferase TusA family protein; translation: MENDYKVTKTVDVRGEVCPVPDVEAKRALKKMKPGEILEVLIDYPLSKERIPANSEKAGHKVLSIEETGPSEWRILIEVGGKK